In a genomic window of Thiosocius teredinicola:
- a CDS encoding transporter substrate-binding domain-containing protein, whose translation MSASAAETVEVVTVERKPFAMNVDGVLTGFSIDLLQALAAQLGWEAHVSAVPSFGKMLESVDGGGVDLAVGNISITAERENQFDFSHPVFDAGLQILIPQEGTGGGVLSALFTWEMAAWILGAVLVIFVIANLMWWFERRRAPYFQRSYREGLWPSFWYTMHVMISGGFEEHVPRSLPARVLGIALVVGSLFLVSAFVAKITSTMTVNELRADIESYTDLYGKKVGTTANSTAAAFLQLKGIRYQAYDNIDDLFDGLKRGKLDAVVHDAPILRYYAADEGRGTTRVVGEPFKREKYGILFPQGSGRVEVVNRALLSLRENGTYDEIYQRWFGRTGSGL comes from the coding sequence ATGTCGGCGAGCGCAGCCGAAACGGTCGAGGTCGTTACTGTCGAGCGCAAGCCCTTTGCGATGAACGTGGATGGCGTGCTGACCGGGTTCAGCATCGATCTGTTGCAGGCGCTGGCCGCCCAACTCGGGTGGGAGGCGCACGTATCGGCGGTGCCGTCGTTCGGCAAGATGCTGGAGAGCGTCGACGGCGGTGGTGTGGATCTCGCCGTGGGCAATATTTCGATCACGGCGGAACGCGAGAACCAGTTCGATTTCTCTCACCCGGTGTTCGACGCCGGGTTGCAGATACTGATCCCGCAGGAAGGCACCGGTGGCGGCGTACTCTCTGCCTTGTTCACCTGGGAGATGGCGGCATGGATTCTGGGTGCCGTACTCGTGATCTTCGTCATTGCGAACCTGATGTGGTGGTTCGAACGTCGACGGGCCCCTTACTTTCAGCGCAGTTATCGTGAAGGACTCTGGCCATCGTTCTGGTACACGATGCACGTGATGATCAGTGGCGGTTTCGAAGAACATGTACCGCGCAGCCTGCCGGCGCGCGTGCTGGGCATCGCCTTGGTGGTCGGCAGTCTGTTCCTGGTGTCGGCGTTTGTCGCCAAGATTACGTCGACGATGACGGTCAACGAGCTGCGGGCCGATATCGAGTCGTACACCGATCTGTATGGCAAGAAGGTCGGCACCACGGCCAACTCGACGGCAGCGGCGTTTCTGCAGCTCAAAGGCATCCGCTATCAGGCTTACGACAACATCGACGATCTGTTCGACGGTCTTAAACGCGGCAAGCTCGATGCCGTGGTGCACGATGCGCCGATCCTGCGCTACTACGCGGCGGACGAGGGCAGGGGTACGACCCGTGTCGTCGGTGAACCGTTCAAGCGCGAGAAGTACGGCATCCTGTTTCCGCAAGGCAGTGGACGGGTCGAAGTCGTGAATCGCGCGCTGTTGAGTCTGCGCGAGAACGGCACCTATGACGAAATCTATCAACGCTGGTTCGGACGCACCGGTTCGGGTCTGTAG
- a CDS encoding transporter substrate-binding domain-containing protein — MSFPLRISVQFRHLRMLPWFCLWLIGMLPAGPAYAADELQTVTVATRAVPPFAYRGESGEWQGIAIELWERVAAELKLRSEYREVSLRDMLGAVETGTMDVAVGALSVTPEREITFDFTHPFYHTGLGIAVPMEESSGWLPVLRSLTSPQFLGVVGSLLTLLAIVGAVVWFLERRRNPQFPSDPVKGIGAGLWWSSVTMTTVGYGDKAPTSFGGRFVALIWMFVSVVLISTITASLTTSLTLGALSGKVSSEADLANVRTATVVGSTSERRMQRNGVPAKAYDDLGAALSALDAGDVDAVVYDKPLLLYRVRTGYAGKLYVLELDFEPQDYAIALPTGSRWREPVNRLLLEFTRGDAWEQLLRRHLGG; from the coding sequence ATGTCATTTCCTCTCCGAATCTCAGTGCAATTCAGGCATCTGCGCATGTTGCCGTGGTTCTGCCTGTGGCTGATCGGCATGCTTCCGGCGGGGCCGGCGTACGCGGCCGACGAGCTGCAGACCGTCACGGTCGCCACACGCGCGGTACCGCCGTTTGCCTACCGCGGCGAGTCGGGCGAGTGGCAGGGCATCGCGATCGAACTATGGGAACGGGTCGCGGCAGAGCTGAAACTGCGCAGTGAATACCGCGAGGTGAGCCTCAGGGACATGCTCGGTGCGGTCGAGACCGGGACGATGGACGTTGCCGTCGGCGCGCTGTCGGTGACGCCGGAGCGCGAGATCACGTTCGATTTCACTCATCCCTTCTATCACACGGGTCTGGGCATCGCGGTGCCCATGGAAGAGTCGTCCGGTTGGCTGCCTGTGTTGCGTAGCCTGACATCGCCGCAGTTCCTCGGCGTGGTCGGCAGCCTGTTGACCTTGCTGGCGATCGTCGGTGCGGTGGTGTGGTTTCTCGAGCGGCGTCGCAACCCGCAGTTTCCGAGTGATCCGGTAAAAGGCATCGGTGCCGGTCTGTGGTGGTCGAGTGTCACCATGACCACGGTGGGATACGGCGACAAGGCGCCGACCAGCTTCGGCGGTCGGTTCGTCGCACTGATCTGGATGTTCGTCAGCGTGGTGTTGATTTCAACGATAACCGCAAGCCTGACGACCTCGCTGACCCTCGGCGCACTGTCGGGCAAGGTGTCTTCGGAAGCGGATCTGGCCAACGTGCGTACCGCGACCGTGGTCGGATCGACCAGCGAGCGCCGGATGCAACGTAACGGCGTGCCCGCCAAGGCGTACGACGATCTGGGCGCAGCGCTGTCTGCGCTCGACGCCGGCGATGTCGACGCGGTCGTGTACGACAAGCCGCTGCTGCTGTATCGCGTGCGCACCGGCTACGCAGGCAAGCTGTACGTGCTCGAGCTGGATTTCGAACCGCAGGACTATGCGATAGCGCTACCCACCGGCAGCCGCTGGCGCGAACCGGTCAACCGGCTGTTGCTCGAATTCACCCGTGGAGATGCGTGGGAGCAGCTGCTGCGCCGGCACCTCGGGGGTTGA
- a CDS encoding DUF2853 family protein → MSDYLSDVQRYDAGADADVVQKIVKHLGIALQSKDASLVSCSDKSELDRVREKWCMKKLGESDGSAADGVVAKVCETMKGDRQKQRVTFYYLVAKEMGKLGDL, encoded by the coding sequence ATGAGTGACTACCTGTCCGACGTCCAACGTTATGACGCAGGTGCCGACGCCGACGTCGTGCAGAAGATCGTCAAGCACCTGGGTATCGCTTTGCAAAGCAAGGACGCCTCGCTGGTGTCGTGTTCCGACAAGTCGGAACTGGATCGTGTTCGCGAAAAGTGGTGCATGAAAAAACTCGGTGAAAGCGACGGCAGCGCGGCTGACGGTGTGGTTGCCAAGGTCTGCGAAACCATGAAGGGCGACCGCCAGAAACAACGTGTGACCTTCTACTACCTGGTCGCCAAGGAAATGGGCAAGCTCGGCGACCTCTGA
- a CDS encoding PKD domain-containing protein, protein MMSPLALGQSVDVTPLESATRAPAQIQVAPAPLRSKLRLYADRTRITMGETVMFTAQLGNVGDRAVLYYFSVNHKQDPGAPHPRRYQRRFDQPGSYTVSVQANLGPDEPVLTSNPMVIEVASTEAPQIEISPRMVSVYPGAGAIFTAVPGSGSASIRRYEWRGVGDQRSTAPTYEPRTDELEPGLYDINLLVLDARGNQVKATANLEILARRTAPSVRIEPETRAVRQGEPARFIGQAEERELRWQWEGPQGARSNRASFYIDTRNLPPGEHTVDVTVTNTNGLSSRAQARLEILPPSQDFMATINPQRQTVPWGEPAVFRDESHIPPEHTVSFNWQSPTGRVSTEPQLAIDTTALAPGDHLIELSARLDDGRRDTVTAHLTVAPPRLALNADQLRASPQQVVQFTAELPSLAADHEYTLYLGDNAMAALNGTQSVVQHSYLDEGLYRAHLATVIDGQTFESNPVEIRVASDVVPPVADFDEDDGQPSWLPFWWVPLALLGSAVLLYRLLRPAPAPAEIHVTAVPQGAPPIMTLNQTEPQTPDIRITVVNDSGEQSPPLDTTNEDEHA, encoded by the coding sequence ATGATGAGCCCGCTGGCGCTGGGCCAGTCAGTCGACGTGACGCCGCTCGAATCCGCCACCCGTGCGCCTGCGCAGATACAGGTCGCACCGGCTCCGCTTCGAAGCAAATTGCGCCTGTATGCCGATCGCACGCGTATCACGATGGGCGAGACCGTGATGTTTACCGCCCAACTCGGCAATGTAGGCGACCGCGCGGTGCTGTATTACTTCAGCGTCAACCACAAGCAGGATCCCGGCGCCCCGCATCCGCGGCGCTACCAGCGTAGGTTCGACCAGCCCGGCAGCTACACCGTCAGCGTACAGGCCAACCTCGGCCCCGATGAGCCGGTGCTGACCAGCAACCCCATGGTCATCGAAGTGGCTTCAACCGAAGCCCCGCAGATCGAGATTTCACCGCGCATGGTGTCGGTGTACCCAGGCGCCGGCGCCATATTCACCGCAGTCCCCGGCAGCGGTTCGGCATCGATCCGGCGTTACGAATGGCGCGGTGTCGGCGACCAGCGTTCGACGGCTCCGACGTACGAGCCGCGCACCGACGAACTCGAACCCGGACTCTACGACATCAACCTGCTTGTGCTGGATGCGCGCGGCAACCAGGTCAAGGCCACCGCCAACCTGGAGATCCTGGCGCGGCGCACGGCCCCGAGCGTGCGTATCGAACCGGAAACCCGCGCGGTGCGCCAGGGCGAACCGGCCCGATTCATCGGCCAAGCCGAAGAACGCGAACTCCGTTGGCAGTGGGAAGGGCCGCAGGGTGCACGCAGCAATCGTGCGAGTTTTTACATCGATACGCGCAACCTGCCGCCCGGCGAACACACGGTCGACGTCACCGTCACCAATACCAACGGCCTGAGCAGCAGAGCGCAGGCGCGCCTGGAGATATTGCCGCCCAGTCAGGACTTCATGGCGACGATCAACCCGCAACGCCAGACTGTGCCGTGGGGTGAACCGGCGGTTTTCCGCGATGAATCGCACATACCGCCGGAACACACGGTTTCGTTCAACTGGCAGTCACCCACCGGCCGTGTCTCGACCGAACCGCAGCTCGCCATCGACACCACTGCCCTCGCCCCCGGCGACCATCTGATCGAACTGAGCGCACGCCTCGACGACGGTCGTCGCGATACGGTCACCGCACACCTCACCGTTGCACCTCCGCGGCTCGCACTAAACGCCGATCAGCTGCGCGCTTCGCCACAGCAGGTCGTACAGTTCACCGCGGAACTGCCATCACTGGCGGCCGACCATGAGTACACCCTGTATCTCGGCGACAACGCAATGGCGGCCCTCAACGGGACACAGTCCGTGGTGCAACACAGCTATCTCGACGAAGGTCTGTACCGTGCGCATCTGGCCACCGTCATCGACGGCCAGACGTTTGAAAGCAACCCGGTCGAAATACGTGTGGCAAGCGACGTCGTGCCGCCGGTTGCAGATTTCGATGAGGACGACGGCCAGCCATCCTGGTTGCCGTTCTGGTGGGTACCGCTTGCCCTGTTGGGCAGCGCGGTATTGTTGTATCGCCTGTTGCGCCCTGCACCCGCACCGGCTGAAATCCATGTCACCGCCGTGCCGCAGGGCGCGCCACCGATCATGACATTGAACCAGACCGAACCGCAGACACCCGACATTCGGATCACCGTGGTCAACGACTCGGGTGAGCAAAGCCCACCGCTCGACACGACGAACGAGGACGAGCATGCCTGA
- a CDS encoding PEGA domain-containing protein — protein MPEFQNTDVADLMFGAIRLPPPLMVERVQHVGTTQETRDHIEETVGGAEWTAVWEKVEEKLPELFSIKLTDVLAGALNKCRELHRYTDLEKYPADRSVQVPLGEYKFSSTHKPRLEITVGGVDAGAIELVLRLDFRLQAAVAELRGGVIRALDTGGGSVKGSVSVGKIQVWESDSAQGELPGRIEFAKGIALGRLAIRDHDDDVLEQVASVPPVAVADNRRIKGDAAIVRRRSWLPALALLGGFALLGLILLIEPTKQVVEPALVQGETYALTIISEPADANVNIIGLDRAYTPGMQLPPGRYEIEVSSPGFQPQQQVVHLGEADLKLPVQLVRSIQIDEPAVDPLPLPEVEQQETTQRTPPPRSSVDTRSSLPSPTELEEQVPGTYAVNLRSSPPGAQIWIRGVGDYEPGMRLPPGEYTVRLRLNGYQTTWESFTVRNRDVNERFELPKGFF, from the coding sequence ATGCCTGAATTCCAAAACACTGATGTTGCAGACCTGATGTTCGGCGCGATACGCCTGCCGCCGCCGTTGATGGTCGAACGGGTGCAGCACGTCGGCACCACCCAGGAAACCAGGGACCATATCGAAGAGACGGTCGGCGGTGCGGAATGGACCGCGGTTTGGGAGAAGGTCGAAGAGAAGCTGCCCGAGTTATTCAGCATCAAGCTCACCGACGTGTTGGCGGGCGCCTTGAACAAGTGTCGCGAGCTGCACCGCTACACCGACCTGGAAAAATACCCTGCCGACCGGTCGGTGCAGGTACCGCTGGGCGAGTACAAGTTTTCATCGACACACAAACCGCGCCTTGAGATCACCGTCGGCGGCGTCGATGCGGGCGCGATCGAACTGGTTCTGCGCCTGGATTTCCGACTGCAGGCGGCGGTCGCCGAACTGCGCGGCGGCGTGATTCGGGCGCTCGACACCGGTGGCGGCAGTGTCAAAGGCAGTGTTTCCGTTGGCAAGATCCAGGTGTGGGAATCGGACTCGGCGCAAGGCGAGCTTCCCGGTCGCATCGAGTTTGCCAAGGGTATCGCGCTCGGCAGGCTGGCGATTCGCGACCACGACGACGATGTGCTCGAACAGGTCGCGAGCGTGCCGCCTGTGGCGGTCGCCGATAACCGGCGCATCAAAGGCGACGCAGCGATCGTGCGCCGGCGCAGCTGGCTGCCGGCACTCGCCCTGCTGGGCGGCTTTGCACTGCTTGGTCTGATCCTATTGATCGAACCGACCAAACAGGTTGTCGAGCCTGCGCTGGTACAAGGTGAAACCTACGCGTTGACGATCATCAGCGAGCCAGCCGATGCCAATGTCAATATCATCGGCCTCGACCGCGCATACACACCCGGTATGCAGTTGCCTCCCGGTCGCTACGAGATCGAGGTATCGAGCCCTGGGTTTCAACCACAGCAACAAGTGGTTCACCTTGGCGAGGCCGACCTGAAGCTTCCGGTGCAATTGGTCAGAAGCATCCAGATCGATGAACCAGCAGTCGACCCCCTGCCACTGCCCGAAGTGGAACAACAAGAGACGACACAACGCACGCCGCCTCCGCGGTCGAGCGTCGACACCCGCTCGTCGTTGCCCAGCCCTACCGAGTTGGAAGAGCAGGTGCCCGGCACCTATGCAGTCAATCTGCGCAGCTCTCCTCCGGGTGCACAGATCTGGATACGCGGCGTGGGCGACTACGAACCGGGCATGCGCCTGCCGCCGGGTGAATACACCGTCCGGCTCCGGCTCAACGGCTACCAAACCACCTGGGAGTCGTTCACCGTGCGCAACCGTGATGTCAACGAACGTTTCGAGTTGCCCAAGGGTTTCTTCTGA
- a CDS encoding SDR family NAD(P)-dependent oxidoreductase, whose amino-acid sequence MPNTAFITGTSSGLGYALANRLIEEGHEVYGCSRRGCHPPDMIDCRLDLTAFDEVPSALGELLSNAERLDLVVLNAGVLGDIRDMTATSVDALNRVMEVNVWANKVVLDALHAIAIPIGQIVAISSGAAVLGNRGWSGYSLSKAALNMLMKLYAHEFPQTHLCALAPGIIDTAMMDYLCDTADAEQFPALQRLRDARGTERMPNAAQAAERVLSVLSSLRDYPSGSFVDIRAILEPQEYARLFGKPPSAD is encoded by the coding sequence ATGCCCAACACTGCCTTCATCACGGGTACCAGCTCCGGTCTCGGCTATGCCCTGGCCAATCGTCTGATCGAAGAAGGACATGAAGTCTATGGTTGCAGTCGGCGCGGCTGTCATCCGCCCGACATGATCGATTGCCGACTCGATCTGACCGCGTTCGACGAGGTACCGTCCGCGCTCGGTGAATTGCTGTCGAATGCCGAGCGACTTGACCTGGTGGTGCTCAATGCCGGCGTTCTCGGCGATATCCGCGATATGACGGCCACATCTGTCGACGCCTTAAACCGTGTCATGGAGGTGAACGTATGGGCCAACAAGGTGGTGCTCGATGCCTTGCATGCCATCGCTATACCGATCGGGCAGATCGTCGCCATTTCCTCCGGTGCGGCGGTACTGGGTAATCGTGGCTGGAGCGGATATTCGCTGTCGAAAGCGGCATTGAACATGCTCATGAAGCTCTATGCCCACGAGTTTCCGCAAACCCATCTTTGTGCGCTCGCGCCGGGCATCATCGACACGGCGATGATGGACTACCTGTGTGATACCGCTGATGCCGAGCAGTTTCCGGCCTTGCAGCGGCTGCGCGATGCACGCGGCACCGAACGCATGCCGAATGCGGCGCAGGCGGCCGAACGCGTGTTGTCGGTTTTATCGTCGTTGCGCGACTATCCGAGCGGGAGCTTTGTCGACATCCGCGCGATTCTCGAACCGCAGGAATACGCGAGACTGTTCGGCAAACCGCCTTCGGCCGATTGA
- a CDS encoding c-type cytochrome, with the protein MKATLSLILAATLGGATLAHAQEPEDFIKYREAMMKAMAGHSGAMSQIVRGKVSPEGHLQMHAKSLAELSSDIASMFPEGSDFGETEAKEEIWKEWDKFQQAADKAKQATATLAATVDSGDEAKIAAAFKDVGQACKGCHEDFRKEEEH; encoded by the coding sequence ATGAAAGCAACCCTGTCGTTAATACTCGCTGCCACCCTCGGCGGCGCGACCCTCGCCCACGCCCAAGAACCGGAGGACTTCATCAAGTACCGCGAGGCCATGATGAAAGCAATGGCCGGTCACTCCGGCGCGATGAGCCAGATCGTGCGCGGCAAGGTTTCGCCCGAAGGGCACCTGCAGATGCACGCCAAGTCGCTTGCTGAACTGAGCAGCGACATCGCCAGTATGTTCCCGGAAGGTTCGGATTTCGGCGAGACCGAAGCGAAAGAAGAGATCTGGAAAGAATGGGACAAATTCCAACAGGCAGCGGATAAAGCCAAACAGGCAACGGCCACGCTGGCGGCGACCGTCGACTCGGGCGACGAAGCCAAGATTGCTGCCGCCTTCAAGGATGTCGGACAAGCGTGCAAGGGCTGTCACGAAGACTTCCGTAAGGAGGAAGAACACTAA